One Papaver somniferum cultivar HN1 chromosome 10, ASM357369v1, whole genome shotgun sequence genomic window carries:
- the LOC113317711 gene encoding casein kinase 1-like protein 10 yields the protein MENAIGGKFKLGRKIGSGSFGELYLGTNIQSGEEVAIKLESAKTRHPQLHYESKLYMLLQGGTGIPHLKWFGVQGEYNVMVIDLLGPSLEDLFNYCNRKFTLKTVLMLADQLINRVEYMHTRGFLHRDIKPDNFLMGLGRRANQVYIIDYGLAKKYRDLQTHKHIPYRENKNLTGTARYASVNTHLGVEQSRRDDLESLGYVLMYFLRGSLPWQGLKAGTKKQKYDKISEKKMLTPIEVLCKSYPSEFISYFHYCRSLRFDDKPDYSYLKRLFRDLFIRESYQFDYVFDWTILKYPQIGSKSGSRHSSGKVGSNTGPSAERTEKTTVGQDIRERLSSAVDVFVRRNTIGSGSHGDHSKHKNSEGVPSSKEVAPGIERGRRSSSRNDSTSKRTIVSSTGPTSGEPSDSRSSRLLSSSSRSATQRVQPGLDSTKSTSVSRITSGRTVRDDALRNFELLSMGTEKRK from the exons ATGGAGAATGCAATCGGTGGAAAGTTTAAGCTTGGGCGAAAGATCGGAAGTGGGTCTTTCGGTGAATTATATTTAG GTACTAATATACAGAGTGGTGAAGAGGTGGCAATCAAGCTG GAATCTGCAAAGACCAGGCACCCTCAGCTTCATTATGAGTCAAAATTGTATATGCTTCTTCAAGGAGGAA CTGGAATACCCCACTTGAAGTGGTTTGGCGTTCAGGGCGAGTACAATGTAATGGTTATTGATCTTCTTGGACCAAGCTTGGAGGATTTGTTTAACTACTGCAATAGAAAGTTCACATTGAAGACGGTGTTGATGCTTGCAGATCAGTTG ATCAACAGAGTGGAGTATATGCATACCAGAGGTTTTCTTCACCGTGATATTAAGCCTGACAATTTTTTGATGGGGTTAGGTCGCCGCGCAAATCAG GTGTACATTATTGACTATGGCCTTGCCAAAAAATACAGAGATCTTCAAACTCATAAGCACATACCATATAG ggaaaacaaaaatctaactggTACAGCTCGTTATGCTAGTGTCAACACACACCTTGGAGTTG AACAAAGCAGGAGGGATGACTTGGAGTCCCTCGGTTACGTGCTTATGTATTTTCTTAGAGGAAG CCTGCCCTGGCAAGGGTTGAAAGCTGGGACGAAAAAGCAGAAGTATGATAAAATTAGTGAAAAGAAGATGTTAACCCCCATAGAG GTGCTTTGCAAATCGTACCCATCAGAGTTCATATCATACTTCCACTACTGTCGGTCTTTGCGGTTTGACGACAAGCCAGATTATTCGTATCTGAAAAGGCTATTCCGCGACCTATTCATTCGAGAAA GTTATCAGTTTGACTATGTGTTTGACTGGACTATACTGAAGTATCCTCAAATTGGCTCTAAATCTGGATCACGA CATTCCAGCGGAAAAGTAGGATCGAACACAGGACCATCTGCAGAAAGAACTGAGAAAACCACAG TGGGACAAGACATTCGGGAGAGATTATCAAGTGCAGTTGATGTATTCGTTAGAAGAAACACAATAGGTTCTGGTTCGCATGGCGATCATTCCAAGCACAAAAATTCAGAGGGTGTACCATCATCCAAGGAAGTG GCACCTGGTATAGAAAGGGGACGCCGCTCTTCCTCTCGCAATGACAGCACCTCTAAAAGGACTATTGTTTCAAGCACTGGGCCAACGTCTGGTGAACCAAGCGATAGTCGCTCAAGCCGGCTACTGTCAAGCAGCAGTCGTAGTGCTACACAGAGAGTTCAGCCTGGACTCGATTCAACAAAGTCAACATCTGTCTCTCGTATCACAAGTGGAAGAACTGTCCGTGATGATGCTCTTCGCAACTTTGAGCTCCTATCCATGGGCACAGAAAAAAGGAAGTAG